A segment of the Toxotes jaculatrix isolate fToxJac2 chromosome 2, fToxJac2.pri, whole genome shotgun sequence genome:
acatacatacagtggcGTTGGTGGCATGATAGCATAGtccttctttttgtgtgtgtttgttcaagagagagggaaagatcGAAATAGAGAAAGAAGGAGCTGTGTGGTTGTGAAGATAAGATTGAAGTGGCATAGGAAGGATTGAGTGGTCCTTTCtaaaggaaaagaacaaaacaaaaagtgccAAGGTAAAGTGAATTCAAGTAATGTGTGCTCTATacacaggagagggagggaggaagggggaagAGGGGGCGCGAGTCCTTTGGCTCCAATATGGCCACTACTGGCTCTTCCTGTGTTCAGTCAGGCTCGTTGATGCATCTGTGGGTGTTTCTCCCCGGGCAGCTTTGGAGAGGACGTCCATCCACTTGGCCTGAAGTTCTGCATCTTGGGCACTTAAAAGCAAAGTTTGCTGGGTGTGACTGAGCCGGAACACGTGCTTGACCTCCGATTTTTCGGCCGCTGATGGCGGTGTGGCGCTCACCTCAAAACCAGGAAGAGGCACTGCCCGTGCCCCCTTGGAGTCCTGTAAAAATCAGTAAAACAAGTCAATCACAAGAAATCTGGTAGCATTTACAACTGGGTTTCTCCTGAATAAGAATTCTCTCAGTAAAAGCTTGTCTCTTCAGTTGCAggagaatatacagtatttcacCAGGCATGTATGATAaaccctgtcctcctccctcccttccccctctttctttctttataatCAGGAAATGCTCATCCAACTCCCATTAATCCTAATCTTTGGAATGGCAGCTTTCCGCGGTGGGATTGGGATATTAGTCTTGGAAATGAAACCGAGGGAGGTTTTCACAGCCTGACTTCCCTTCTGTGCCATTCACTATGATATGGATGACTCGTGGGAAGCCTTCCAAACATGACTgctttgggattttttttttttttttttaatcgtgtAAACCATTCGTTATATGCATCTTTTTGGGATGTTCTGAGCAGATTTATTGCCACATACAGGCCCAAGATGTTAAGGAATTGCAGTAAATGCAAAGAGTTGCTTCATCTGGTCAGTGAATACTAAAACCCAGTCACAAAGAAGAGCAGCGTCACTGAAAACTGCTACACCTGAGGTCAGACTCAGGACAACCAAATCCTCCTGGCCCAAAtctacagagcacagacagtgCACAGACAACCTGGCGCAGGCAGGATTTGACTTACGCACACTCCATGATGTGCTCAGGATCTACACTGTACAGATGTCCTGCTTCAAAAGGAGGAAGCAGACAGGATGTATAGAAAGACCAGACAGGTGCAGCAGAGGATCAGCTGATATTCAAGAGGTGTACAGTGGTTATCTGGCCATGTAGATGAAGTTTTGCAAAAACAACTTAGTGGGTGACCACATGCAATATGACTTAAGTATTGTGAGTGATAATGATGTAATGATTacaaaaagtaagaaaacagctggatcacaacacacacacacacacacacacacacacacacacacacacacacacacacacacacacacacacacatacacacacatctaactctagagtgtgtgtgtgtgtgtgtgtttaactctTACCTGTCCACTGCTCTGCAAGTACAGCACCAGTGGCTCAGCCTTGGTGACAGCCACCCACATCTTGGTCCagctcttccctttctcctgCACTTGCAGGTGGCCACACAATAAACAGTTCTCCCCTGTTAGAGATGTCTGTCTCTAAAAagatacaataataataataatatcattattattgatgttgttgttgatttgaATTAGTTTGTAACTGAAAACCATCTGTATCATATCTTTAAATTTGATGAGCAAATGATGGCGCAGATCCTCTGCAGTTCACCATTACATAACAGCAATGTAGGACACAGTGAGATTTGTACATGGACAGGTGTTCAAGCTCCTGCTGCCCCTTGTCTACCCCTTGTATGGCCTACAGCTCCCCCATGTGGTAACTAATCTCACTGCTGATGAGATTCTTGGGGATCCTGTCATTCAGACACTGGGCTGAATGAACCCAAACCAGAATTACACAAGAATTTCAATATTATATATAGACAGTATCCTCCTGCCAGCTTTCCACTGTAACCAGAATAGAGCGTACATCCATCCACAGAatcccagacagacagacagacagtggcaCAGACACCTGAAGCAGCCAGACTGTTGAGTCAGCGGAGACGACTGGTCCTCCTTAAGCTGAGATCTCTTTATCATATTAGTCATCAAAAAGGGATTAGCTGATCTTTcaaagtgaatgtgtgtatatccacacatgtacacatactgCACGTGTACAACAGTCTCACAGTGACTGCAGTATTTAACAGAAATAGTGTACTGGACTGAATAAGGACGCTactgtgctttctttttgttgcCATCAGTGAAGTCTGGCTGATGAATCCTGGCTGACACTGAGCACTGGTATACACGGAGAGATGGATCTTATTGGACTGGTACGAATGCAGGcataaaaataaactattaTGCGTATGCCGTTCAGtctttctcagtgtgtgtgtgttcttgatttTGTTTGTCTCCGAGCGTGTATCTCACCTCAGGCGCAGCTTTCCTTTTCTGTTCGCTAACACCCAGATTCTCCAGGCTGAGGCTGGCTTCGAAACACTCCGGGCACACTCGGCTTGTTTTGTTGTCCAGGGTCTTTGAACATTTTGCACAGATGgcctgtagaaggacagagagaaaaagagagacggCGTTGAGAAGCCACTCAGTTGTGAACAATTAATTATCTGAAAGAAAGCTTCCCCTTGTTTTCTAACGTCATCCCTTCATTTCCACATCCCACCAAACAGGGCCCAATTTTCCCTTGCTCCATCTGAGCTTACCGCTCCACAGGACTTGCAGTGATGTTTGCGCTTGGTGAAATTGAAGCTCTCATTGCAGCCTTTACATGTttgcttttccttctcctttttcttggaactcttctggaaaaaaaaaagaacacaggaGTCATGTGTCAAGGTCCTCAGCCTGTTCATTTTCAGCACAGCTGAACCAAAAGGAATATCTGACGGCTCGTCTTGCTTCATCCTTTGTTTGTCTGGCTGCCTATCTTCCATTTCTCGTTTCTATAAACAAAAGAGACAGGCAGACGGACACCCACGCAGACACACTATGCTTCTCTTAAAGACAACTAGAATGGAGATCAGATGAAGGTGTCCACAGCAGTACAGGCAGTCAGATTGTTATTATAGAGACATTGTAGGACGAAGAGTGAAATTCATCTCCTCTTTATTCAGATGACTTTGCAGTGGGCCGGTTAATGAgaacaaaacagcatttttgtTTAAGAGAAGCAGAAGGATCCATTGTCATTGTCTAACCAACACTATTATCCCTACTACAATCATCCAGCCTGAGATCACGTGCCTCAGGATAAACAGAGAACAAATACCAAACATACTGACAcctgacatttttaaaagatgCAGATTCATTTATCAGatattatgttttctattttattacAAGTAGAGTtacttaaaaataaagacagatgcATTATTGTTTCAGTCAGTTTGACTTTAAAGCCCCTTAACACccatgtttcacacacacaggcgtttTCACTTAATTAGCCTGATGAGGCCACGTCTCATCTGACATCTGTCATTTCCTTCACCCTCTTGTTCGGTTTTCTCGCACCTGTTAAAGCGGGACATCTTACCACTTATCATTCTCATTAGTACATGGAGCAGGTAAAAGTGTCAGCATGCGGCAGATaacagaaagcaggaaaagcacaagtgaAACAAATTTAGTTAGTTCCATCAAGTGTCCCTGTAAGCCGTGACTGTGAGgcagcatgcacaataccaaGACCCTGGAACTAGCTCACAGAATCTGAATGCAGTCACTCTTAATGTTGTCATTTACAAGTGTGAAAATCTGCTATGACGAGCCAAAATATCTCCTGTGAAAAAAAGCTCTATCGGCCGGTTCACCTGGTGTTTATTAGCCGTGTTTCCTGACACCTTCAAATGCTACCGATGATGATTTTGAAACTGCAACGATGTCCTTTTTCTGGAGTAAGTCTACTCTTAAATATGCCCagaagctgttgtttttcttctggcTCAGAAAAACTTTTGGTTATCAAACAttaagcagaaaaagaagaaataatgcAAATGAGCTGTTCATTATACACTAGTGTTCTTGTAGATAAGACTAATTAACTAATTACAtaacacttaaaataaaaagataaattaattgatttttccttcatttaaaaaataaataaataaataaccctTGAGGAAAAAACTGGATTGCCAACCAGACAAAGCCAGCAACTGCCCCAGGGCCCCAGACCCTAAGGGGGCCTGAAGGCTTTAGGTTGAACATATGTCAATTTATTTTGTGGTAGTTTGATTAACTTGCCAATTAATTTGGTAATACCCTGTGCACAATAAAAGCCCCCCATAAACCGGGGTGGCCTTCAGGTGACACCTGCATTATTACATTATCTTGAGGACTCTTCTTAAAAGGGttaaaatctagttttaagaaGTCAGATTAACTTGCATTTACATggttcatatttatttaaaccaACCACGTCACAAGAAAATTAATAATAGCTAACACTAATACATATACAATGCGGACAGTGGGAGAAGAGAGGTAACCAATAAGGGCCCACACCTCAACTTTGCCCTGGGGCTCCCCATAGGGTTAATCAACCTCTGATAACAAGATGCTAAGAGACATGGCTCACACTCTCTCAACCAGTGCTCCTTCAAGTACCACCAGCATGCCAGGTGACATATAATAGTATCTTACCCTTTCATGTACTCTTTCGCTATCTGAGTCCATGGATGTGTTGCACCAGGGACCCTGAGGAGCAGAACCAACACAGATTATATTTactttgtactgtatgttgagCAATGGCGGCTTCCTCCTGCAGTCAGGTTTCTCTACCACTAGGTGTCAGTCTGGACCTGATGAATCTTGTCCTCTGGCTTGTGTCAAGTTACGTTTGGCCAGGGTCCAGCTCTAGCCAGCCCAAAGTGGGTCAAAGCAGATCCATAAGAGTTTTGTATATACTTTGACTAGGGCTTTCCCTATTAGGTCATGAGAGAGTTCTGGGAGAAGAGACTCGCAGACGCTACGTGTGTGACTGTCAGGAAGGATAGAAAGAgcttctttatgtgtgtgttttgtgtgtatgataCTACCACATCCATAGATGGAGAATTGTTCAAGCAGACAAAGACCAGACTATGACGAACTTGTTTGGTGTACCACTAGCCTCCCATGATTCATTGCACAGGATGACCCACTAATTGACTGATCAGGGAACTGATTGGATGAAAGAGTGGGTGACTGACCGGTGACTCAGGAAGATGGTCATCCTCTCGAGAGAAGGAGCTGTTGAAAGCTTTATTGAATGTTtcgctgttttgtttgtgccttTCGATCGTGGCCTGGATCACCTGAGAGTCGAAAGAGATTtagaggggaagggaggagtGAGGTATGGTGAGatcacagaggaaagagaagggaCAATGGAGAGAAGAGATGGATTATTGATCAGACATGTCTGtatttgaatgtatttattCTTTCCATGCTTGTCCAGTGACCAGTGACAGAGTAAACATTACAGTATGATGTAGAAGCATCTGATTTTATGTTACATGACCTACACAATCTGTTTCTGAATGCTCCTTCTATTCATTTTAACCCCTCTCTTAACCTTACATACAGactcaaaacacacagaaaagctccCAAGCATGCTCTGCAATACGCCCACACACTTTTCCAGCTTGCGAAAATGTTTTAATCAGCTTTACTCTGCTGTAATGGGCTAAATGAGCAATAATGAGGGACTTTATTAGAGAATATAATTCccaaacactgaataaatgtgGGGAGGAAATCTTTGTTAATTCCATTCTCTAATAAAGCAGAACTATCAAAGGCATGGTCCCAAAACACTGTTACGTGTGCACGagagacaaactgtgtgtgggtgcactGTATGTAtgcgagcatgtgtgtgtgatccttGCCTGAATCCAATCTTCCTTCTCCTCAGCTGTCCTGTAAAGCATAAAAAAACCAGAAGATCATGAGATCATTTTGTCTTgacaaaaaacataaaccatCACAATGGTTTTGACGCTCAAACATAATGGTGACattgtgaaatgaaaatcacactatgaaagaaaatgtgacatgaaataaaacagtcacTGTGAAAAATACTGTCATTTaaaggagtttttttctggTGGTCGACTCAAATGTCTTTACCTGGCCTGCAGCTCCAGTGATCGCTGCTTGCCGATGATGGCAAACGTGTGGGGAAGGTTTTGCTTCACATTGTCCTGCACCTGAGGTCAAGAAGCAGGGCAAATTAGATTTTCACAAAAgcagaataaattaaaaaaggacATCAAACGGGATGAGAAGCAAGACCGCACCTCCATGCCAGCGATGTCAATCCTCTCTCTGACACTGAACTTCTGTCCCATCAGTCTGAGTTTAGGCACGCAGTATAGCACCATATTGTTGAACTATATCAGAGGCAGAAATACTTCAGATGATGAATGGTGCAGATAATAAGGTGATAAGATAAAGACAGACATCTTTTAGCAGTTTGATATTTCTGTAATTAAACACTTCAGTCCTCTCACCAAGTAGAGGTATCTGTCTTGTGCTGTTCCATTTTTGGCTGACATCTTCTTGATGTGTCCCTCTTTGATGAGCTCATTGGCTGGGTTAACTATGTCCTCTTCTCCCCCAAGCCGCTCATAAACCTCCAGCAGTTTGTTCATCTTCTCCTGAAAACATTGGGCAACAGGATGATGAGGAcagcaaaagcagaaaaagacaagaagacacTAGAGAGTGAGAAGAGGGATGGAGCTACGAGCCAAACGCCACCAGAGGGAGTTATTGTTACCACTCACGTTATCTAATTCACTCACTGGTTTTCCAGTAAGACAGAAAGCAGGTATCACATTTCTTTATTGATTCATAAACATGTATGCTCCTGTTGTACTGAAGCTTTAGTTTTGTCCCTCACTTGTAAGTTGCTTTGGATGAAAGTGTGAGTAAACGTACATGTATGcttaatttgtttaaaagagagaaagtgagaaataaTATCATGgccagacagaggagaaagatgtggaggaggatgagtGTTGAAGAAAGTCAGTCAGGCTTCCGCAAGCTGTGAAACTCGAggcaggaaacagcagcttcctgtctgtACTAATTCAACTTGTTCACTCCCTCAGACGAAGACTTGCAATGTTGCTGACTGACAGCACAGCATCAGCAACTCTTTGATTAAGTAACGCATTGCTGGCTTTTATAAAGCTCAATGAGACAGTGAAAGAGTGTCGAAAAGAGCTTAGAGGGGGTGATGAcgacaaaaaggaaaaacagaacaatgaaGTGTGGTGTTGAGCAAAGTCTCACCATTTTCCTGATTGCTGCATTGGAGTGGTTAGCTGCAGTAGAGATTAGCTCCAGTGCCTCTGTAATACAAAGATAAGATCATGTTTGAGTGAATGagtctctcactctgttttacccacaaaaacacacgtaTGTAAGATGTTTGTTGCTCACTGGAAAATGATAATTATCAGGTTATCGCACTAATTATGTTGCACATTTTTAACAAGATCAAACACTAAACATGCACACTCTGAACATTAAACACACTGGGTGCATTAGGTTGGCTTTTAGCCAGAAGAGAGCACCTGATTCAGCCACTTCAATCATGGCCTACGTGAACAGAAGAGACACACGGCCGGGGGGAAATGAGGCCAAGACAACAGTGATAAAATGCTTTTCAGTTGGAgtggatgagaaaaaaaacattttccctgGACTCCAAACAACACAGAGGGGTGAAGTTAAAGCTCAGGTAAATGGACACAGGGGTATGGGAGGACATCAGATCATGAAAACTGTGTAAAAGGCAGTAGATTAAGCTACTCACAGAGAGCACTGAGACCTATTTGAAGCATCAGGGTGACATTTACTAACACCCTGTTAAAATGACTCTTACAGGAGTCATACTATCAACTGTGTAACAAAAGGGAACTGGAGCTGCTCCATGATAGATTAAATTAACCAGTTCTCCTAATGAAGGAATTACTGAGGCTGAGGTACAAGTCTCCATGCAACATAAAAACTGTTCATTGAAAAGAGAGACTGgtaattttattcatttgtgcTCTACACACAGTCTCATAGATTCCTGTTTGTGTATTGTGTTAATACAATTATATTGTATACAGTGtctataaataataaaacacaactgtTTACCTCCACCTAGCCCCAACTCTGGCTTCTAAATATTCTGGCTGGGAGGAACCAAGCAAAAGTTAAACAAACCCTTTAAAGCACTGAGAATTTATAGCATTTTTAGGAAAGTCAGTTTCTGGAATCTAATTTAATCTCTATCTAATCTGGATAACCTCACATATTACATTGTGTATTGTTTTCTGGTGTGTAGTGATACAATGTGACTATATCATAGTATCATGGAGGTAAATCTCAACAACTGCCTCCCCAACGAGGTTTGAGCTGTGCAGAGTAAAAGTGGAGCAGCACAGAATCAGAGGGTTTAGAGGTTTTGCAGTTTGTGTCCTCAGGACACAAACAGTCacagatgggggaaaaaaatggccGTGTGCTGTGAGAACAGATACTAACTCTGTGTATGACAACTCAGACAATCCGATTTCAAAGCTTACCAGTTGCCTCCAGACCCTCCACTTTCCACTCCCTCTCCCGCTGCCCTTATACAGCTGCATTCCACAAATGTTCATTTGTGCATTATCAACTCAAGTGGACAGGTCTTTGCTTCATCACCGCTTTTTGGAATGCAGATCTGCATCGGTTTGCCTTCTTTCAGGTCTTTCTATCAACCTTTTTGTGTTCTTGCCACATCTAATTATTATACAGTCTTTTAGCTGAATGGCAGCACTTACATCAGCTGTAGAAATTTAGTCCGAAAAACTGTATACATTTACTCTTTATCCAAATGAGGGCACTGTCACCTAGAAATTCTtctatatattttaatatagaTAATGATCGACTTGTAAAGCAGGAGGATTTAAACTActgttttaaaaagtaaaaagacgAAACATAAAAACTCTGTCGGACTTTTTAGGCTGGAGAAATAAATTCATTACTGTCAAAGTTTGTTAAACTCCCTGATTGCATCAAACCATAGACTCTGTATTGTGCAGTACAGTTTACGGAGCCATGGTGTCCATAGACCTTCCACCTATTAttttctgacaaacacacaccaatgaTACCCTGATCTAGGTGCcacattaaataattaaaacaactACAAGTGAAAGTTCCTCTGGTAAAGGTGAAACAGAGATAAAGTGGGTTGCCAGGAAGACTAAAGTGCAACTTGAAGATTTCCTTGAAACTCATTTGTCAGACAGTCGTGGTAGAGCAAAGTTACGGTAAAAACACTGGCTCACTCTCTGCGTCTTTTCGGTCAAGAGCGTCATCAGGCAGCTTCTTCAGGTAGTCTTTGAGCAACAGCTCGTAGCGAGGAATCCTTTGGACTGGCTCCAGCATGTGGTGCTGCAACGTCAGGTTcccacacacttcctgtttctgttgtttcaaacacaaaaacaaatattaatcacaaaaaatgcagttgttttaaACTACATCTTAGTCATGATCAGAATCaaaaagcacacagagacaaacaatcACTGGATACATTTGacctgatttttttccccagtgctCACAGCCGAGCatgagaaaatgcaaaaatgcttCTTTGCAAGTTTTGTAAAGTCATctttaaaactgaactgaaaacctCTTTGAAGAAGGCATTTAAGTAGGAGTCAACACACACGCGCCCACCTGTATATTCTGGACAACACTCTTGAACTGCGAAGACCGCTGGGTCCAGGTGTTGACCAGATCCATGGCTCGGTCAAAGTTCTTCACATATTCTCCATACATCTTCATGAACGGAGCCAGTTTCTGGAGGATGTCTCCAATACGAGGGTTGGATTCCCTACAGAGAAcgcaaagaaacaaacacaacaacaagcgtgtcactgttttgtatttgtattttgtgagGTATGAAAATACCAGAAGTCTGAAGCTTTGGAGCTTCCTGGGAGATTGGATCTCCTCACAGGTTCCTACTTAAGACAGTGAGGTTGGTAAATAAGGGTTTCTTTCAACTGATTCAATTCCATCTTTTCCCTTGgcttttcacagacacagatttacattttaaatgtaacaAAGGTTATATTACTTTGGTTATAAGACAGGAAGCATTAATGCCATTCTTCATATTTGTAAGAAACAAACGAATGGCTCATAAAAGATGAGACTAATCTCAAGAA
Coding sequences within it:
- the fgd gene encoding faciogenital dysplasia isoform X2, whose protein sequence is MQGVSATDLPASSLQYQCGSVDYLCSPRLVKKGPSPRPCHDRPAIKPRPQPSASPRPPTVQKPQVPPKPAHLLALGQDKKPKRIPPAPSRPLPAPPPPPKPKPNLTAPGPGAQGQREAQKVGLLIERFENSRVPILGVLPRSQLHLCLRMDTASDINSSCSQDTTAKVAGDSSPVDKLALGTSEQTEEVPELSCLASMHIDGSDDAALDDCAEDDITHSIGCLHDVEREESSSHELLDNPDSSEQNGKIPNRDSGIDSPSCTVEGEVFPNEDAIDEEDHYDSVTETESVSCVTLGNKRDSTQDEDSDLDEGSSGEMHSLTDTQTGYLTDTPSEAYKCSETQKLLNIAKELLHTEEAYVKRLNLLDQVFCIKLTEAGIPQEVITGIFSNISSIYLFHDKFLLPELKTRITGEWESNPRIGDILQKLAPFMKMYGEYVKNFDRAMDLVNTWTQRSSQFKSVVQNIQKQEVCGNLTLQHHMLEPVQRIPRYELLLKDYLKKLPDDALDRKDAEKALELISTAANHSNAAIRKMEKMNKLLEVYERLGGEEDIVNPANELIKEGHIKKMSAKNGTAQDRYLYLFNNMVLYCVPKLRLMGQKFSVRERIDIAGMEVQDNVKQNLPHTFAIIGKQRSLELQARTAEEKEDWIQVIQATIERHKQNSETFNKAFNSSFSREDDHLPESPGPWCNTSMDSDSERVHERSSKKKEKEKQTCKGCNESFNFTKRKHHCKSCGAAICAKCSKTLDNKTSRVCPECFEASLSLENLGVSEQKRKAAPERQTSLTGENCLLCGHLQVQEKGKSWTKMWVAVTKAEPLVLYLQSSGQDSKGARAVPLPGFEVSATPPSAAEKSEVKHVFRLSHTQQTLLLSAQDAELQAKWMDVLSKAARGETPTDASTSLTEHRKSQ
- the fgd gene encoding faciogenital dysplasia isoform X1; the protein is MQGVSATDLPASSLQYQCGSVDYLCSPRLVKKGPSPRPCHDRPAIKPRPQPSASPRPPTVQKPQVPPKPAHLLALGQDKKPKRIPPAPSRPLPAPPPPPKPKPNLTAPGPGAQGQREAQKVGLLIERFENSRVPILGVLPRSQLHLCLRMDTASDINSSCSQDTTAKVAGDSSPVDKLALGTSEQTEEVPELSCLASMHIDGSDDAALDDCAEDDITHSIGCLHDVEREESSSHELLDNPDSSEQNGKIPNRDSGIDSPSCTVEGEVFPNEDAIDEEDHYDSVTETESVSCVTLGNKRDSTQDEDSDLDEGSSGEMHSLTDTQTGYLTDTPSEAYKCSETQKLLNIAKELLHTEEAYVKRLNLLDQVFCIKLTEAGIPQEVITGIFSNISSIYLFHDKFLLPELKTRITGEWESNPRIGDILQKLAPFMKMYGEYVKNFDRAMDLVNTWTQRSSQFKSVVQNIQKQEVCGNLTLQHHMLEPVQRIPRYELLLKDYLKKLPDDALDRKDAEKALELISTAANHSNAAIRKMEKMNKLLEVYERLGGEEDIVNPANELIKEGHIKKMSAKNGTAQDRYLYLFNNMVLYCVPKLRLMGQKFSVRERIDIAGMEVQDNVKQNLPHTFAIIGKQRSLELQARTAEEKEDWIQVIQATIERHKQNSETFNKAFNSSFSREDDHLPESPGPWCNTSMDSDSERVHERKSSKKKEKEKQTCKGCNESFNFTKRKHHCKSCGAAICAKCSKTLDNKTSRVCPECFEASLSLENLGVSEQKRKAAPERQTSLTGENCLLCGHLQVQEKGKSWTKMWVAVTKAEPLVLYLQSSGQDSKGARAVPLPGFEVSATPPSAAEKSEVKHVFRLSHTQQTLLLSAQDAELQAKWMDVLSKAARGETPTDASTSLTEHRKSQ
- the fgd gene encoding faciogenital dysplasia isoform X3 — encoded protein: MQGVSATDLPASSLQYQCGSVDYLCSPRLVKKGPSPRPCHDRPAIKPRPQPSASPRPPTVQKPQVPPKPAHLLALGQDKKPKRIPPAPSRPLPAPPPPPKPKPNLTAPGPGAQGQREAQKVGLLIERFENSRVPILGVLPRSQLHLCLRMDTASDINSSCSQDTTAKVAGDSSPVDKLALGTSEQTEEVPELSCLASMHIDGSDDAALDDCAEDDITHSIGCLHDVEREESSSHELLDNPDSSEQNGKIPNRDSGIDSPSCTVEGEVFPNEDAIDEEDHYDSVTETESVSCVTLGNKRDSTQDEDSDLDEGSSGEMHSLTDTQTGYLTDTPSEAYKCSETQKLLNIAKELLHTEEAYVKRLNLLDQVFCIKLTEAGIPQEVITGIFSNISSIYLFHDKFLLPELKTRITGEWESNPRIGDILQKLAPFMKMYGEYVKNFDRAMDLVNTWTQRSSQFKSVVQNIQKQEVCGNLTLQHHMLEPVQRIPRYELLLKDYLKKLPDDALDRKDAEKALELISTAANHSNAAIRKMEKMNKLLEVYERLGGEEDIVNPANELIKEGHIKKMSAKNGTAQDRYLYLFNNMVLYCVPKLRLMGQKFSVRERIDIAGMEVQDNVKQNLPHTFAIIGKQRSLELQARTAEEKEDWIQVIQATIERHKQNSETFNKAFNSSFSREDDHLPESPKSSKKKEKEKQTCKGCNESFNFTKRKHHCKSCGAAICAKCSKTLDNKTSRVCPECFEASLSLENLGVSEQKRKAAPERQTSLTGENCLLCGHLQVQEKGKSWTKMWVAVTKAEPLVLYLQSSGQDSKGARAVPLPGFEVSATPPSAAEKSEVKHVFRLSHTQQTLLLSAQDAELQAKWMDVLSKAARGETPTDASTSLTEHRKSQ